In Leptospira levettii, the genomic window CAATTGGCTACTATTTGCCATGTAAAGTCTAATCGATTTGTTTATTTTGAGGATTTGTATTCGGATAAAAAAGAAGCAGAATACAAGGAAGAAGGTAAACTACTTAGTTTAGCTAATTTGTATTTAATGGACGAAGATCCAAATAACGACCATTTAGTGGAGCCTTTACTCGATAAAATCCTTAAAGATGAAACAAAACATCCTTTAGAAAAATTTTATGCGTTTTTAACAAAAGGACAACATGCATTGATCCAACGTAATTTTGTTGTAGCTGAAGACATCAAATCAAAGTCATCAACATATCTTACTTCTCTGAAAGGAGAAGACAAAGAACGTGCAGAATATATCCTAAAATTGTTTTCAAAAGAATTGGAAACAATGAAAGTATTTCAAAAAACAAATAATAAACTTTTCAAAGTTTAAATTTTGGCATAAAAAAACCCGGGGATTGATTTCCGGGTTTTTTCCTTTTAGAGAAATATTCCAGTGACTTAGCTAGAAATGTATTCTCTGTTCAGACGTGTGATGAAATTGACTGAAATCTCTTTCGGGCAAGCAGCTTCACACTCGTATTGGTTTGTACAATTTCCAAATCCTTCTTTATCCATTGCACTTACCATTTTACGAACTCTTTCTTTTTTCTCCACAACACCTTGTGGTAAAAGAGCTAAGTGTGAAACCTTAGCCGAAACAAATAACATAGCAGAGGCATTTTTACAAGCCGCAACACAAGCCCCGCAACCAATACAAGTGGCAGCGTCCATCGCAAGGTCCGCATCCACTTTGGGAATTGGCAATGCGTTTCCATCGGGTGCTCCACCTGTGTTCACATTGATGTAACCACCAGCTTGGATGATGCGATCAAAGGCAGATCTGTCCACAACTAGGTCTTTTGTCACTGGAAATGCTTTTGCTCTCCAAGGTTCAATCACAACGGTATCACCATCTTTGAACTTACGCATGTGTAATTGGCAAGTAGTGGTTCCTTTTTCAGGACCATGAGGAACACCGTTGATCACCATAGAACAAGATCCACAAATTCCTTCGCGACAGTCATGGTCGAAAGCAATTGGGTCTTCTCCTTTTTTGATGAGGCCGTCGTTCACAACATCAAGCATTTCCAAAAAGGACATATGTTCATTTACGTTGTTTGCTTCGTAACTGACCATACGACCTTTGTCGTTTTTGTCTTTTTGTCTCCAAACTTTAAGGTGTAACTTCATATTATCCATTATTTGTAGCTCCTTACGGCTAAGTGGATGTTTTCGTATTCGAGTTTTTCTCGGTGTTCTACTGGAGTTTTGCCTTCTCCTTGGTATTCCCAAGCCGATACGTGGCAGAATTTATCATCGTTACGTTTTGCTTCGCCATCTTCTGTTTGGTGTTCTTCACGGAAGTGACCACCACAAGATTCTTCTCTTGTCAGTGCATCGAGACACATGAGTTCACCAAATTCTAGGAAGTCGGCAACACGACCTGCTTTTTCTAGTTCTTGGTTCAGTTCCGAACCAGAACCTGCTACTTTTACATTTTTCCAGAATTCCTCACGGAGTTCAGGGATTTTTTTCAAAGCATCTTTTAGGCCTTTTTCGTTTCTTGCCATACCACATTGGTCC contains:
- a CDS encoding succinate dehydrogenase/fumarate reductase iron-sulfur subunit, whose protein sequence is MKLHLKVWRQKDKNDKGRMVSYEANNVNEHMSFLEMLDVVNDGLIKKGEDPIAFDHDCREGICGSCSMVINGVPHGPEKGTTTCQLHMRKFKDGDTVVIEPWRAKAFPVTKDLVVDRSAFDRIIQAGGYINVNTGGAPDGNALPIPKVDADLAMDAATCIGCGACVAACKNASAMLFVSAKVSHLALLPQGVVEKKERVRKMVSAMDKEGFGNCTNQYECEAACPKEISVNFITRLNREYISS